DNA from Xiphophorus maculatus strain JP 163 A chromosome 6, X_maculatus-5.0-male, whole genome shotgun sequence:
AGAATCCCAAGTAGTCAAACTGATTCTTGGATTTCTAGACCACACATTTCCTAGTCATGCTTTTTATGCATATGTGTTTCATAAATTAACACAGATGTTTACTTTGTCTcataacataaattaaaaaagctAAATGGAACAAGAAAAAGGTCAATGGAATAGGAAGTTGGTTGATTATcagaaactagaaaatttagacattttagaaGTTAGAGTACATTATTTGCCCTTGATGGTTTTGGAACCCTTAACCTATGGTAAAGTAAAATCCAAAGTCGTCATAAACCTTTGCAGAATGACAACAGTAACAACAATATACTTCTGTGAAGGTGATAATATCATAAATGAATTTTCAACACCACATTCTCCTTCCTTCTCCTTGCCATAAAATGAAACGTTTGATTATTTGGATCTTTTGGGAGATTTGAATTAGAGCCTTGCTGCAATTACACCAATGGTCTATGCCTGACTGCTGCTAACAGCCACCAGGTGAAAGTAATTTCCTTGATTGAACTGCAACAGTCAGTGAGAATAAAAGCACAACTGGGACAACTCACTATTCAGTCATGATGGCTTTCTTTTGGTATCATGAGCTCCTTCTCTGGTTGGTGGCTGTTGGGTTGGCTGCTGCAGGTAATGGTGCCAACATATAGatatttctttttccacagACAATCTTTTTAGCCTTTTTGCAGACTAGTCCTTTATCCTCTCCAGATTTGAAACTAGACTGTGGGCCGGACTACGTGACCTTAGTTTGGTCAGACAGCAGATCCCAGGCTGATGCGTCGCTGTTTCGTCTTGGTAGCTGCTTCCCCACCACCTTTACACCACAGGAAGTGGTCTTCAATGTGGAACTTGACAACTGCAACTTCAGGAGGCTGGTGAGCAAGATATCCCTGGCCAAACGAAGCATGTCAAACTACTTCAAACTGCATCTTGACTCTCTTCTTTAACAGGTCTCGGGCAATGAACTGAACTACACAAATGACCTGTTCTACATGTCATCTAGTGACTCTTATGTCCTTCCTTTTACTCTTCCAGTGGTCTGTTCATATCAAAGGTAAGTGTTGGTTGACTAGATTTGAAACTCTTAACTGTACTTGAAGACTGAACTAACTTGTCTTCAGGCCCAAAGACTGGTACCCAATACTCTATGATCCGGTGTCCTCTACATATGGAGTTGAAGACTTGGTATTCTATATTGAACTTATGAATGGTAGGTTCTAACACTCTAATGACTGATTGTGACCATCCACAAGTCAAACTGAAAGCTGTTTTGGTGGAACTTCTCAGCTGACTTTTCGGGCCCTGCTGAAACGGCTACCTTTCCCCTGGGTTCCATGATCCCCATCATGGC
Protein-coding regions in this window:
- the LOC102218563 gene encoding uncharacterized protein LOC102218563 → MAFFWYHELLLWLVAVGLAAADLKLDCGPDYVTLVWSDSRSQADASLFRLGSCFPTTFTPQEVVFNVELDNCNFRRLVSGNELNYTNDLFYMSSSDSYVLPFTLPVVCSYQRPKDWYPILYDPVSSTYGVEDLVFYIELMNADFSGPAETATFPLGSMIPIMASVVAVAHQPLLLLLEECVAATTSDLEIAVETYTIITNKGCLVDSKISRSKFEQRQKASELRLLLQAFRFGLGQEVYIHCTMVAWDPNGLGSTKKACHYVKDHGWELLDNPVYSSICDCCDSSCKTRRARSPGPGNGLFQKAVIGPLTIPDLA